From the Halopelagius longus genome, the window ACGTCTACGATACTGCCGTCTTTCATCACGAGGATGCGGTTGGCCATCCCGATGACCTCCGGGAGTTCGTCGCCGATGAACAGCATCGAGACGCCGTCGTCGGCCAACTCCCGACAGAGCCTGTACACCTCCTCCTTCGCGCCGACGTCGATGCCGCGGGTCACGTTGTCGAAGACGAGAACCGAGACGTCGCGCATCAGCCACTTCGCGAGGACGACCTTCTGTTGGTTACCGCCGCTCAGCCGTTCGACCAGTTCGTCGATGCCGGGCGTCTTGATGTTCAGTCGCTCGACGGCCCGTTCGGCCAGTTCCTCCTCGCGGTCGAAGTCGATGAGGGGGAGCGACCGACCGGCGAGCGGAACGTCGTCGCGCATCGAGGGGAGTCCGATGCTCGGCAGCGAGACGTTGAACCGGAGCGGTTGATACAGGAGCAACCCTTCCGATTTGCGCTCCTTGGGAACGTAGCCGACGCCGGAGTCGACCATCTTCGAGACGGTCGGGTTCTCGATTCGCTCGCCGCCGACGGAGACGGTGCCCGCGTCGGGCGCGCGCGCCCCGCCGAGAATCCGGCCGAGTCGGGCCTTCCCCGACCCGTCGACGCCGACGACGCCGAGGATCTCTCCCTCCCTGAGGTCGAAGGAGACGTCCGCCAGACCGTCGTCCGTCGCGAGGCCGTCCGCCGAGAGGGCCACGTCTTCGCCCGCAACCGTTCGTTGGGCGGAGACGTGGTAGTACTCCTCGGAGGCGTCCCGCCCGACCATCGCTCGCTGGAGTTCGTCTTCGGTGGTGTCCGCGGCGGCGACTTCGTCTACGACCGCGCCGTCCTTCAGGACGTAGATTCGGTCACAGACTTCGAGGACCTCGTCGAGTTCGTGCGAGACGAACACGAACGACGCCGTCTCGCGGAGTCGGTGTATCTGCTCGAAGAGGAGGTCGCGTCCTTCCTCTTCGAGGCCGGCGGTGGGTTCGTCGAGCAGGATGATGGGCCGGTCGGCGTCGCCGAGGTAGCTGAACGCCTTGGCTATCTCCAGCATCTGCCGTTCGTTGAAGTCGTAGTGGGCGACGGTGTCGGTGAGGTCGATGTCGATGCCCAACTCGTCGATGACTTCCTGTCCGGCCTCCCGCATCGCCCGCCGGTCGAGGACGCCGCCGGTGGTGAATCGGTCGAACAGGCCGAGGTACATGTT encodes:
- a CDS encoding sugar ABC transporter ATP-binding protein, coding for MSSNKQRNQPPRDAEAAVRGEELFRIDGVSKSFRHVDALDDVSLTVGTGEVVGLVGENGAGKSTLLKILTGIHRPDDGQLFLDGEPITVDGPNDAASEGISLVHQEQDVIGNLTGYENMYLGLFDRFTTGGVLDRRAMREAGQEVIDELGIDIDLTDTVAHYDFNERQMLEIAKAFSYLGDADRPIILLDEPTAGLEEEGRDLLFEQIHRLRETASFVFVSHELDEVLEVCDRIYVLKDGAVVDEVAAADTTEDELQRAMVGRDASEEYYHVSAQRTVAGEDVALSADGLATDDGLADVSFDLREGEILGVVGVDGSGKARLGRILGGARAPDAGTVSVGGERIENPTVSKMVDSGVGYVPKERKSEGLLLYQPLRFNVSLPSIGLPSMRDDVPLAGRSLPLIDFDREEELAERAVERLNIKTPGIDELVERLSGGNQQKVVLAKWLMRDVSVLVFDNVTRGIDVGAKEEVYRLCRELADDGVSMLFIGDELPEVIGMANRILVMKDGSIVDVVEAPPGDKPTEEEIIQEMI